AATGGTCTCCCGAATGTTCTCATATGTCAATACCTATAAATTGAATAGAATATCATGTTATTTTAGtggaataaaacaaaaaattgcgtGTACACTTGAAAAGGCCAGCTAAAGGGCTGAGAATAGTTTAGAATGCTCGAAAAGTGTAACAAAATTATCTTTACTTTCTTAATATGCAGTATGCACCAGGCAGAGGCATCAACCAATAGATGTAATACGAAATTTTGCACTTGAGACCACTCGAGTTCCTGGTAAAATTTGTGTAGATCAAAATTCTCTATAAGCTCAGACGAAACCAGTTCCCGTTTAGTAGCCTGGCTGCTTTCAGCATGAAATGGTCGCAGGTGTTTCAATCTCAGACATATTTCCCTTTGATACAAGTCAACTGACTGTACTTGAAACCAGTGTTTACCCAAAGGTATTTGGAAGAGGTTCACCCAGAGGCAGTAACCTTTTGGCGTTCCGTCATGTTCGTTATCTGTTACACCAAAAATATGGGAGTGTTATTCTTCTACtcgcttgaaaaaaaatacgtcatTACAAATAGAGAATTTGGATACCGGTTTGATTTTGACCGGTTGATCCTCGTTCTTACATCAAAACTTTTGGAATGTAAGTAGTGAACAACTTCTCTCAAGGTACACCATAGGCTTGATCACTTACCAGTTACACCGAACCATAAGCTTCGTCCGTAAGTCTCATGAGTCATTTTTGAAGCTTTTATCAAAGCAGTTGAAAAATCTGCTTCGTCGGTGTTCACGACGACCAAATCTCTGTGAAGAAACAGGTTGATCAGAGATGTTTGCAGCTGGTGCGATTTGGAATATAACTTTTGCTAAATCTTACCTGTACGTGGAGAGAACATCTACGTAGTGTCGCTCTACGTACTCTCCGGTAAATACTTTTCCAACGAGTATTCGTTTAAGGGAGGCTATAACCGTTTGCTGGCCGTTCGAAGAGTGGGACAAATGCGTCCACTCTGAAGTGTCGCTGTCGTTCGGATCTTCCATTACAATTGAAATGCGAgcttttatctttttttagAGATGATCAGTGAATGGTAAGGATAATCCAGTAGAGAACTAATATTGTTTTGACAGTTGACTGAATCATTATATTACTCCAACTCGCTGAATTCAACtcattgaagaaaataattcagcatATTACTTCTGACGAGTAGTTTTTTGCAACGACTTTTACAACCGACAAACTTGTTTTTTATACGTACGCGTACATAATACCATTAATTATTTACCATCTCTCGCGGCTAGTCACACAACTGGAACAAGCCGTTGTCGAGCAAGTAACAAGTGCTACCTGCTCCAGCTGATtgcaaatttgttttcgaGACTTCCACACAGAGAGCAGCACTTTCGAAACTGataatattcaattaattctACAATGAAATTATACTTCAAGTAAAGAATGTGAaagaaattgacaattttttcaccctcatTGAAAAATGAGCTGGTTTCTATTTTCCGATGAGAAAAACCAACTTTGTAATTTTGCTACATGACAAAAACTTGAATTGCTATTATTCCCGGGCAAACAAAACACGATCTATGTACGGTTGATAGGAACGGAACGAACCAGTCCGTTCCATTCCGCTGTACAAACCGGTTCAAACTCCGCATTCGGTTCGAAATGTTCGGCGtgaattttgctcggttgattttacatttcatAGATATAAAATATGCATAAATTGCATTCATTCGTAATCAATCTCTATGATATAAAGAATAGGCTATCAATCTTGTGCAACCAGTGGACTGAATTGCTTACTCCAATTGCCCTAATTCGACTACAATCAAATCAAAGATCATGCAATGCAATGGTATTATGGCGGGATCTGTGACATCACGTATATACATGACGTTGCGACTGATGCATTCGTGTAAGTCAGCTGCTTATACACCGTTCGATTAAGATCGTTGACtgataataacaaaataaatattaccccgtttgtgtttaaaatttcgaaGCAGTATTTCATGTGCTAAATCGTAGTAAAGTCGTTGACTAAAGAATTAGTCAACGGCAAAGTGAATCCTGTGCGGAACGCTGTGCCGAAAGAAACAACAACGAaacaactaaaaatttttaggcTGAGCTGTAATTATATATTCGTGTCGAGAGATTAAGAGTCAAGCTTACAAGGACGTTTGGAACCATTCTGCAGTACGAAGATGGCAGAAATGCAGCACGGGTAAGTCGCATGCCTTAAAATATgcaaactaaaaaaatttaaagagaaATCGTTGAATCAGCGTCTTGGCGATTGCGCGAAGTTTGAAAATGGAGTATTAACGCGCTGTCGAGTGACGCGCGTGGTCACACGGAAGAAGGAAGTGTTACTAACCGccgttttttcattattcgaaTCCCATTGTTCATCTATAACGTTTGGACAAACATGGGTGTAATATTCGAGCACATGGCGGCATAACCGAATTGAACCGAGTGATAAAATGTGTGTTATTTACCGGTAAACGTAGTTATTGTGCGAATTACGTTCGACAGAGTTACGTATCGTTGACACATAATGACAATATTTATTACGCTATCTACGGCGTACCGAGAATTCACTCACCGGCATTAGAAATACAAGATTTCCGCAAACGTTTGCGGAACGATGGCAAAATAACCTCCCATTTTCGTATACTTTGTGTATATAATGTTGGAGTTTTGTCCTTTGTGCGATAAAAATGGATACAAGAAAAAACTTGTGCTCTTCCAAATTAATTTCGAGGAGGCCACGTGGCTTTGCGAGTCTCCTGAGGTAAGATACActcttcatttatatttcattctgAATTGGATAATTCCTCGAGTTGTAGAAACGACAACTTTCATAGTTACCATTTACCCAATTGGTCTTGTACTAAACCGTAAAgcagtaattttaatttcaatcgtTATTCCCTTCGCAATATCATGTAAACTCATCGTCATCTAACCCTTGAATTTTCTAGTGCCCTTGGCCGTTTGGATATCAGGAATTCAGATTTGTGGAAAGAAAAGTTGGAGAGACTTGGTCTGCGTCGTGGGAACAGCCCAAACCGGCGATAGTCATAAAATCGTCTGAACCTGTTCATATTTCCCTCAATGAACTTGGGTTGGATACTCCGCCAGTGACGCCAGGCAGCGGTTACGAAGTGGCACAAAAAGAGTCGTCTATCGGTGATAGTACATGCTCAGCAACTAGTCTTAACTTAAGTACGAACAGCGTTGTTAACGTTACAAGCCATCCTCGATCAAAGAGTAATTGCAATAAACTGCAAGGTTCCGTTACTAGTGAATGCGGAAGTATTGATGGCGAGAGTATAGAAATCAGATTAAGCAGCGAAGAGGAAGTGTCACCGCATACCACCAAAACTAATGTCCACAGTTTCAAAAACGCGGAAACGCTGAATAACGACAATCAGATTCTTGGAGGTACCGTTAATTCCTCAAAACCAAATAGTGATTTTAGTTTAGAAAATGATGTGAATTTGGAGAGCTTGAGTAAGTCTCGTTTGGCTTCTCAAGAATTTATCGATGCCTGTGATGATGCGGAAGCAGCGACGGAATCGTTATTTAATATTGGTAAACCGTTAGTAAACAAACCCGCGGCCAAGGTAATAGACAATCACAAGATCTTAAACAATTTGGATAATGTGAATTCTGATTCGACTGTAAAATGTAAAGAATGGTTGAACAGCAATACCAAGACTACGATAAACAAGGAATCTTCTCTTCCCGATGTCGACTCTAAGAAGAAAGTGATCGTCTACAGGATTGAAACATTGCCGCAAAAATTAGGCACTAGGGTATTAACAGCTAGCAAAGAAGATACAAGCAGCGCAAAGCAATTTcctaaatttcaaataattcaaaagtcAAGTGTGAAACCAGTTGGGACTGCtatttttccaaatcaaaGAAATAGTAACAGATTTCTTCCTGTAGTGGTAACCAATTTGCCACAGAAAAATTATGCAGTTCCGTTGGTAGTACGAAACAAAAACCAGAAAACACTTGGTGACTCGATGCagaatgtaaatattgtagaaaaaaataagatcgATCATATTACTGCCGGCGATAGACTTATACCGCAAAACGTTACGGTACAGAAAAATTGTTCCAGTATGATTAAAGTTGAACAAAAAACTGTAGTCATAGATGGCCTACCGCCGATAAATGTATCCTACGAGATTCCAAGTTTCATCGAAGAGTGCAATGGTTTTCAAAGTTCGAAGTGTAgcaatgaaacgaaaaatgaaaaaatggacATTCACTCAGGTCAAGAAACAGTGGCTGACAATTCCATTTTCTCCATTAATACCAAAGTTGAGTCTGTCGCTGATTATGAGACTAAAGATAGTCCGTCTGCAACCGGTATTCCAACCAAGATTGATACTAGACCCATGAAAAAACCATTGAAACGAACcattaataaaattaacaaatatgAAGGCTTCAACTTTGAgtcattgaagaaaaaattcaaaagtaatGCTGGGCGCCGAAGTGATGAGAATAACAAAACTAGTGTTCCCGATGTATCGTCACATGATAATGCTGATACGTGTTCCGATTCCACAAGTACTTCAGAAACGTCATGTGCTACTACAGTTACCGTCGATTCAAAGTCAGAATCTGTTGGTTCTAGTAACAACGGTAACCCGAAGTCTACTTCTGGCATGGGGAATATCGGTATGGCAATATCAAGCTCAGATTCAAAAAGTAAAACTATGTTTACTCTAGAAAACGATGCAGTGCTGGATTCAAATTTAAGTCTAGATATGGTTTTAGATGACTTGCTGCTCAACGAAAGTGAAAACTTGCCGCAAACTTTTGGAGACGATTGGTTAACATCTTTGTTCGATTAATTCCAAAACTGAGCAGTTCCATATTGAGTAGATGTCATTGCTGCTTAGGATTAGTCTGTAAAGACggaaagttgtttttttaattattattgaaatgaacCTTGTGGACTGTTACCGCAGGAGAAAATGTACAAATaacataaattttaattaagaaTAGCTTACAGCACATTCGCGAACTCAGTCCTGATTTATCATTTAATAATACCGGGTATTATTCAGttcgaaaaatgttatttaaatgcaatatttaataataatatttgtatgGTTTGCATCATGTAATCACTTCAATTTTACATGAATGGTAAATCAAATCACAGTTACTACCATATGCTTAACATTTCATACTACTTGTAATGCACCGTATTAATTGAATTGCTGGCAAATTTGGTTGAAGGCAAACCTGCATAAAATAAATAGCCATAGTACGAACGTTATTGTTTGTGAACGTTATAGTTTACACGTTCCATAATTAATTTCGTGACATACATgcgtatttttatattcttaatATTGCTCTGTACAGTTAAAAGTTTATGTTATAATAAACTATTAATTCACCTGAATTCTCTATTTATGTTAATTCTTTGCTAAACATTAGCAGCAAGTTCTTAAACTAGCAGTTAAGTCTTCTTCAGAATCGAaacattgaaatgaaatttttgtggCAATCATGAAAAATCTTTCCTGAGAACGGCCTGAGCATTCATTTCGATTGTTTCTTCTCGTTCCACAATTAGCCGATCAATGGTATTAACTTGATTGACGCTAGCCTCggcaaataataaattatcacCATCAAACGATTTTTCGTTGACAACAATATGACAATCTCCTTTTTCTACAAACTTGGAATGTTTTCTTTCATAGTGTTTCGTGAGATTGCCTTTCTGTGTAAACCTAAGATCACATTTAGAACAGGCAAAAGGTTTTTGTCCCGTATGCACCATCACATGTTGCTTTAAATTATATATCGAGTAAAATTCCTTTGAGCAGAACATGCACTTGTGTTGTCTTTCAAAAGTGTGAAACCGTCTTACGTGATCATTTAACTctgataattttctaaaactGTCCTCACAGTGATCACATTTTCGCGGTTTACCTCCTCCGTGCCCTGCCCTGTGCAATTCCATTTCCGATAATTCAGAAAAGCTTCGCCCGCATATGTCGCAAGTGTGAGGCCTTTCACCTTCCTTGTGTATTTTGACATGCTTAGTTTTATTTGCCTTCTGGGAAAAATTCTTGCCGCAAATTTCGCAAGAGTACGGTTTCTCACCCGAGTGAATTCTTGAATGTTGTTGCAAAGCTCCAAGCTGAGCAAACGATTTCAAACATATTTTACAGTCGAACGGTTTCTCGCCCGTATGTGTACGCATATGTTTTTCAATATCGCTCGGTCTAAGGAAAGGCTTGCTGCAAATATAACATCGATAACGTGGATTGCTGTggaattttttgtgaaaattcaaCTGTCCCAACTGAGCGAATCGTCGGTCACAAATTTCACATGCGTATGGTCGCTCTCCAGAATGTACCGAAGAATGTCTCTTCAATAACGAACTGCTGGCAAATATTCTATCACATTCTGAGCAAGGGTGATCGACTTTTCTTGGACAACGTCCTCTCCTCTTTCGTTCTCTATCCGAATTTATTAATTGTGTCTCACTTGTCCATTCACGGAATTTCTCTTTCACTTTCACAACGCAGACGTCGCTTGATGCCAAAGCGATGCTCTTTTCCCTCCCAGGGAAAGATATCTCTTCATCGTTTGCTCCACCTAATCCGTTGATTTTCTTCGACTCTGAACACTGAGAGTCTTTGATTACAGAGCAGTTATTTAAGCTTTCCAATGTCGGCATGTCTTCATTTTCCaactcaaaattttcatccaagtATGCAAAAGCATTCAAGTAATTGGTACTGCCCTCAGCATCGTTCGATTCTGCAGACGTCTGTTCGATTTCTTGACAATCATTTGGCTGACAATAATCCGCATAATGTGCCGTAACTGAATCTAAGTCACTGAAGCTATTTTTGCACCGCAAACATTTATATCTAATTTGTTGTTCGATGTACTTTCCACAACGTATTTCCTGATGGATTTCTTCAACTTGGTAACAATCTGCGTCGACATTGACATTagatgatgaaatttcatttaaagTCGAACTTGATTCCTTGAAAGTTTGTAAATCTTCATCAGTTTCCCTTCCTGTAAATTTCTCTACACGCGTTTCATCTTTCGTAGCATTATCTATCGGCAATGATTTATCCTTAAAGCAAATTTCCTTTGCCGAACCCTCTATATCATTGTTAcaagttttttcaacaatttcagagTTAGTTCCACCttccaaaattatttcatcaacaGAACGTTGATCCGTATCAAGGCACATGATATGATGTTCGGGTATATTTCGTTccagatcaaaattgtgattggaattttcatgttttgcaatattttctaTGTCTGGAAGCTTCTCTAAGCACTGATCACCAAAGTAACATTTCTCCTTCGGATTTGGTTGCGATTCTAGATCATTCCTTAATAGAACTTGTTTTCCACCTGTTAACTCTCGACCGCATAGGTTCCGTTCGTTTTCTTCGGATAAAGATTTTTCGACAGTCTCTGAAGATTCAGAATCATCTTTCAGTTTTGACTCTGATTCTTTGACGAGATCCTTGGCTTTTCCGTAGTTTTGAATCAGCATGAAGTAAGCTTGGGAACAAGTTTCGCGAAAGGCATAGAACGTGTTCACCGATTCTTCGCAAGCCGTGCATATTCTCTTTGGAAAAAGATCGTCTTCTTGAAtctaagaaaaataagaatgaaaagaaattgtttgtcaAGTTTTAatgtactgaattttttttccttccgtAACTGGCAAAGGAGAGATTCATCTTATTTGACAATCGCTACCTACTGTAAGTGACACGCAGACCATAATCTTCATGACGAGTGATACGCCATTCAGATACTTTTGGGGAAATATTGGTATAAATtctttttcgtcaatttttgcCAAGCATAAGCGACACGTGTTTTCTGTACTGTTATTTCCCCGCATCGTTGGTTATTGGAAACGTCTTCATTGCCGTGCGTTGTTAAATAACCTCAAATAACATCACCGACAGTCGCTAAAATACAACCTAGAAGCCCGTCTCTAGGTGCATACCGATTCTGCGTATCTTTGAGTTTATCCCCACTCTCAATCTACAGTCGCATACAAATATAATTCCCCGTCCCAAATccatcgaatgaaaaatacgttAGATCGAAGTCAAGCTCAGCAATGCATTACAGATAATATGAAATACAAATATTAGTAGAATTACAACTAAATCATTCCTTCACAAATTATGGCGCATCTCGTACGTAAATCATTGAGTGTTTGACTCACTTTTTGAGTCTTCTGTACTCTGTTGCGCGCGCAGCGAATTAGAAAGAGACAAAGCTACAATCTGAACCCTATCGGGATTGTCACTTTGCAACGCGTTgtctggtggaaaaaaatttaactaatGCAACCAGGCTGGTAGCTGACCGTTGACCGTATTTTTCCACGTACGGATGGTCGAACAGATATATTAATGATTATGTTTCGTTAATTTATGCGAcatgagtaatttgaaacacCAAGATCTACGAATTGCTTcaattaaaattcgaaaattaggTTATGTGGTCATAAAATGGCGCCGATAATCAGTCTCTGACGTCATgaggacattttccaataATAGCTGTCTCTCTCGGCACGTTCTGTCCTATGATAAAGCATATGCGCGTGCACGCAAAAATCCCTTACAGACAAAATGTGCTTAAGTGCATGTGTCCGGACCGTAGCATTAATGAGCTCTTGCGTCATCACAGCGAAATAATATCTGTCTAATCAAGCGTGTTTAATCAGCTTGATCATGTTAGCATTTCGCGATTGTGCATCGTATCGTTTGCTAATTGCTTAATTATCCGTAATTTTTCCACCAGCTGTTTGCTCgcagtaattgaaaaatattaaaacataCGATGAGCACGCACAATAAGGACTGGAAATTGCGTCAATTGAAACCAGAACTAATTTCGTCTATATACTTAATTATGACGAGCGATTggccaaaatatttttaccaaaattctACGGATAAATAGATAATTACGGAGGTTCCTTCTTcggtggaaaaatatttttgcactATTCGGGATCAACATTTTCAACGATTCTAAGAACTTGTAAAACTCTGAACGAGTCGTATTAACTCGGCACTGTCATGTAGTTCGATCAATTTTAGAGATTAATTGACATAAGCtgagattttattcaaaataattctgATGTTGgtacaaaattttatgaaaattcagTAATGTCGAacatttctatttttctacaatatatccgacatttttttaccatctaCTGGCCGCGTataaaacatttcaatttcaatctttccacaaaattcaattccaattTCTTGTTTCGATTGCCGAACAAATTCAGCAAATTTCGGTGAAATTCCCAATCTAATCTCTAAAAGTGCTCTATTCAAAGTTCgggaaaattaatattttaaagaatttctTCTATACCTACGTATTTGTCTATCAATCATATGAAATGCTTTTTCACCACGGTTTTGAGAATTATTACTGTCATTGGAAAAATGGTAGAAGGATCAAAACTTTCGTAAAATATGGTGTTCAGACGAAAACATTCGTTTGTTTGTAATCTCAGTGCAgcgattttgattttttcctcacATATTTGCTGGTTGCAACCATTTGACTGAAGCTGAAAATGATACGAATAAACAAAGTAAATACGAGTTTTGGGAATGAACATGACCTAACAGGTACAGTGGGCGATAATTGtaatcaaatatattaatacGCAATTCGAATCACGTGTTTTGGAACTGGGATCGCGCACTTGTATCAAGCTATCGAATAAACTCGGGGTCGATCGATTGGTATAAATACGGAACCACCGGTTCACGTTTCTCACTGATCGTGAACTATCTTTACCAAGGTACATCAAGATATTTACCATGAACCAAGTCGCAGCTCTTATTTTCACCGTGTTGGTGTGCTTCCAATtgtacgctgcgatcgacgccGCCTGTGAGTAAAACGAATCTAGTTGTAACATATCACTGCGAATAAATTCGCTCATAGTTAAAGTATCGTCAAGAAAGCGAAATGCAAGTCGAACTAAACGTtgttatacaatattttaattttaatgcgTCGTCAGCAAATGACGATATCTTTCGATGACTAATTTCGTGCTTTCGCATTTTTCAGCCATACTTTCAGAACTAGAAAGTGCCGCGTCAGATGCAGCTTCAACTTTGACTggaacttcttcttcatccAACTCTTCAGACACGTTGTGTAAGTAGAAAAAATCACGAATGACCCGATAGTGTGTGAGTATACGTTTACATGCAgcatatgtatacacgcaCGCCTGTAATTAAGTAAGCCGTATTGTCAATCAATTTAATATGTGTAAAGTGGCTAGTCAGTTACAACAAAGGTAGAACGCGCAAGCTGCAGAAAGCGTATAATAAAACGACAACACCATGTCGCGCAGGTAATACATGTTCATCTGTAATCATTTTCCATGTTTGCCTGTTCCAGCATTAGGCGAGGATACGATTTCGTCGATGGTAACTGACTTTGAGTCAGTTGGAACCGCGTTTCAATCACAGATGGAATCATTCGCAACTTGGTGGGCCAAGATGATGCTAACaggttaaataaaattgattatatcCACGCTGAAAGATATCTGCAGCCTGTAAAATGACAAtatgattataaataaaaaaaacatccgGTGAATCTaacaaatctgaaaaattttattttacgacCTACCATGTATACTTTATTGTAGGTATAAATGTATTTTCAGTTGAATAATTCCGCAAACTATTAATGCAAACCTACAATGCACACACCATTCAGGAAATGGTAGAATAAAACGATAAAACTCggtatttattgatttataatttcagtGAATTAGCTAAGTGGAATTACTGGACTGACTTACTATAATTATTAGTGCCAATTACGTACAGAGTTTCCCATTTTAAGTGGAGTAATGGGAATTCCAGAGAAATATTTAGGATTAAAGGTTGATGGTGACATGAGAGATTGCTGTCTACCAATGTACTTCTTATCTGTGGTTCATAGCTTCAAGGCCTCAGGAGTTATGGTACTTTTAAGTCCGATATATAAGTATTCGCACTAAACTATTCAGAGTCAATCGGAGGGCCGTCTGAACTCAAAAAATATGTCGGTCGTTGCTGACTCATTTCAAACTTATAATTGATAAAACgagattttataaaaatttgatcatgTCAAAGCTcgaaattattcgaattttgtaaaataaggTTTAGTGGTTCTGTTTTTCGTCCAATATGCAAGACGGGCAAAACAGTACTTTTTTGCAGGACCGGACAATTTTTGATTTGGCATAAACGTGTTTCGATTTTGACCAATTACTATCATAGATTATACTACAATAATTACTTATAATTATTAAGCTGAGGATTCCAAAGTTCAAATCTCCTGAAAATCAAAAGTACcattataaatttcaagttattgaagctaaatgtaattttttttttacagttgaatttgatttaaaaacgGCTACGATTTAATCTAACAAAAACTGATATCTTTCTTACCAGAAAATATGAAGTGATTTCGACCTCTTCCTCGCCATCTTATATCCCCTCAAAACCCTAAAAGTTTTGtccgtaaaatttattttcaccaagATATTTTGGAGATTATTTCATTCTACTTGAAACGAAACACCCTTTGTTACGCAAAGTTCTGTACGGAGTAAGGAGTCGCTTGGTTCTCCGGCAAAAATTACACAATATCCCATTTTGTACGTTTTCCCTCAAGCAGTTCATGTTCGAGATGGTTTTCCGTTGCCTTACTAATCTGCGTCTGCTAATTTTGTAACGATTAGGACAAATTGATTAGAACGTGAACTAAAACAAGAGACAATTTTCATCCATTTGGATACCGtcagtaaaattttcacccaccGTTTACAATTGTTACTGTTATAGTTGAAGAAAATCGATCGCTTTATAATTCGCCGGTGAAGATTCCACGTCATTCGTCTGCCTCTTAGTTGAGTTTTCAGAATGAGCTTTATCAAAAATAACTATTATAGAACACACttataattttctaataatttaAAGCCCCGTACATAACGGAAATCAATGAATCGAAATAACAGATATGCATTATTATCCAATCAGTATTGATTGtatatttcttatttctattcctgtttttttttccattctatGATGGGTGTAACGATCCTCGATGCTAAAatcaatgtaaaataatttgtaaagtTGGTATTTTCGAACTATTACCCGCAATGGTTACGGAT
This region of Neodiprion virginianus isolate iyNeoVirg1 chromosome 7, iyNeoVirg1.1, whole genome shotgun sequence genomic DNA includes:
- the LOC124308968 gene encoding uncharacterized protein LOC124308968, with the protein product MEDPNDSDTSEWTHLSHSSNGQQTVIASLKRILVGKVFTGEYVERHYVDVLSTYRDLVVVNTDEADFSTALIKASKMTHETYGRSLWFGVTDNEHDGTPKGYCLWVNLFQIPLGKHWFQVQSVDLYQREICLRLKHLRPFHAESSQATKRELVSSELIENFDLHKFYQELEWSQVQNFVLHLLVDASAWCILHIKKVLTYENIRETIKFCSVLMLVIVTFLIEASKFLCDYSLKLIRELSNVIRSTTPITMGIIQFFTKCVGGFYLLIVMLWRGSTGPPIPPNAILASFNPNSGWSGQRAIKYPPQAHNRYGYGQRVHQPRGRFSDY
- the LOC124308963 gene encoding uncharacterized protein LOC124308963 isoform X2, whose translation is MLEFCPLCDKNGYKKKLVLFQINFEEATWLCESPECPWPFGYQEFRFVERKVGETWSASWEQPKPAIVIKSSEPVHISLNELGLDTPPVTPGSGYEVAQKESSIGDSTCSATSLNLSTNSVVNVTSHPRSKSNCNKLQGSVTSECGSIDGESIEIRLSSEEEVSPHTTKTNVHSFKNAETLNNDNQILGGTVNSSKPNSDFSLENDVNLESLSKSRLASQEFIDACDDAEAATESLFNIGKPLVNKPAAKVIDNHKILNNLDNVNSDSTVKCKEWLNSNTKTTINKESSLPDVDSKKKVIVYRIETLPQKLGTRVLTASKEDTSSAKQFPKFQIIQKSSVKPVGTAIFPNQRNSNRFLPVVVTNLPQKNYAVPLVVRNKNQKTLGDSMQNVNIVEKNKIDHITAGDRLIPQNVTVQKNCSSMIKVEQKTVVIDGLPPINVSYEIPSFIEECNGFQSSKCSNETKNEKMDIHSGQETVADNSIFSINTKVESVADYETKDSPSATGIPTKIDTRPMKKPLKRTINKINKYEGFNFESLKKKFKSNAGRRSDENNKTSVPDVSSHDNADTCSDSTSTSETSCATTVTVDSKSESVGSSNNGNPKSTSGMGNIDDLLLNESENLPQTFGDDWLTSLFD
- the LOC124308963 gene encoding uncharacterized protein LOC124308963 isoform X1; this encodes MLEFCPLCDKNGYKKKLVLFQINFEEATWLCESPECPWPFGYQEFRFVERKVGETWSASWEQPKPAIVIKSSEPVHISLNELGLDTPPVTPGSGYEVAQKESSIGDSTCSATSLNLSTNSVVNVTSHPRSKSNCNKLQGSVTSECGSIDGESIEIRLSSEEEVSPHTTKTNVHSFKNAETLNNDNQILGGTVNSSKPNSDFSLENDVNLESLSKSRLASQEFIDACDDAEAATESLFNIGKPLVNKPAAKVIDNHKILNNLDNVNSDSTVKCKEWLNSNTKTTINKESSLPDVDSKKKVIVYRIETLPQKLGTRVLTASKEDTSSAKQFPKFQIIQKSSVKPVGTAIFPNQRNSNRFLPVVVTNLPQKNYAVPLVVRNKNQKTLGDSMQNVNIVEKNKIDHITAGDRLIPQNVTVQKNCSSMIKVEQKTVVIDGLPPINVSYEIPSFIEECNGFQSSKCSNETKNEKMDIHSGQETVADNSIFSINTKVESVADYETKDSPSATGIPTKIDTRPMKKPLKRTINKINKYEGFNFESLKKKFKSNAGRRSDENNKTSVPDVSSHDNADTCSDSTSTSETSCATTVTVDSKSESVGSSNNGNPKSTSGMGNIGMAISSSDSKSKTMFTLENDAVLDSNLSLDMVLDDLLLNESENLPQTFGDDWLTSLFD
- the LOC124308960 gene encoding zinc finger protein 701-like, with translation MRGNNSTENTCRLCLAKIDEKEFIPIFPQKYLNGVSLVMKIMVCVSLTIQEDDLFPKRICTACEESVNTFYAFRETCSQAYFMLIQNYGKAKDLVKESESKLKDDSESSETVEKSLSEENERNLCGRELTGGKQVLLRNDLESQPNPKEKCYFGDQCLEKLPDIENIAKHENSNHNFDLERNIPEHHIMCLDTDQRSVDEIILEGGTNSEIVEKTCNNDIEGSAKEICFKDKSLPIDNATKDETRVEKFTGRETDEDLQTFKESSSTLNEISSSNVNVDADCYQVEEIHQEIRCGKYIEQQIRYKCLRCKNSFSDLDSVTAHYADYCQPNDCQEIEQTSAESNDAEGSTNYLNAFAYLDENFELENEDMPTLESLNNCSVIKDSQCSESKKINGLGGANDEEISFPGREKSIALASSDVCVVKVKEKFREWTSETQLINSDRERKRRGRCPRKVDHPCSECDRIFASSSLLKRHSSVHSGERPYACEICDRRFAQLGQLNFHKKFHSNPRYRCYICSKPFLRPSDIEKHMRTHTGEKPFDCKICLKSFAQLGALQQHSRIHSGEKPYSCEICGKNFSQKANKTKHVKIHKEGERPHTCDICGRSFSELSEMELHRAGHGGGKPRKCDHCEDSFRKLSELNDHVRRFHTFERQHKCMFCSKEFYSIYNLKQHVMVHTGQKPFACSKCDLRFTQKGNLTKHYERKHSKFVEKGDCHIVVNEKSFDGDNLLFAEASVNQVNTIDRLIVEREETIEMNAQAVLRKDFS